A region of Streptomyces sp. R44 DNA encodes the following proteins:
- a CDS encoding TetR/AcrR family transcriptional regulator, with translation MGRPRRPLLDRERITTTALEIVDELGEFSVPQIARRLGVQTASVYHHVDGRDGIVELLRERVAAAIDGATLDQEPWDAAMAAWARSYRAAFAAHPRTIPLLTTSPVRAPKVLGQYEHAVGRLLDAGFALPDVMPVIIALENIVLGSALDMAAPEAMWELADETATPRLARALGAVPEGRTDQAFELALTGYLSHVRGLLDTDQL, from the coding sequence ATGGGCCGGCCGCGCAGACCCCTCCTCGACCGGGAGCGGATCACCACCACGGCGCTCGAGATCGTCGACGAGCTGGGCGAGTTCAGCGTCCCGCAGATCGCCAGGCGGCTCGGGGTGCAGACGGCCTCCGTCTACCACCACGTGGACGGCAGGGACGGCATCGTCGAGCTGCTGCGCGAGCGGGTGGCCGCCGCCATCGACGGCGCGACCCTCGACCAGGAGCCCTGGGACGCCGCCATGGCCGCCTGGGCCCGCTCCTACCGGGCCGCCTTCGCCGCCCACCCGCGCACGATCCCGCTGCTCACCACCTCACCGGTGCGCGCGCCGAAGGTCCTCGGCCAGTACGAGCACGCCGTGGGCCGGCTGCTCGACGCGGGCTTCGCCCTGCCGGACGTCATGCCGGTGATCATCGCCCTGGAGAACATCGTCCTCGGGTCGGCCCTCGACATGGCCGCCCCCGAGGCGATGTGGGAGCTGGCCGACGAGACGGCCACACCCCGGCTGGCCCGCGCCCTCGGCGCGGTCCCGGAGGGCCGTACCGACCAGGCCTTCGAGCTGGCGCTCACCGGCTATCTGAGCCATGTCCGGGGGCTGCTCGACACGGATCAGCTGTAG
- a CDS encoding VOC family protein → MDVLYPRLLVSRFADCFRFYAAVLPPLTGAGLDKGVPDGPYANWEVDGRAVLVLFDRGAMASVLGTGALPAAPAPAQDAAMLVLRVADVDKALALCLESGGVAALGAADRPEWGPGLRTAHLRDPEGYLIELQSYS, encoded by the coding sequence GTGGACGTCCTGTACCCCCGTCTGCTCGTCAGCCGCTTCGCCGACTGCTTCCGGTTCTACGCCGCGGTCCTGCCGCCACTGACCGGCGCCGGCCTCGACAAGGGGGTCCCGGACGGGCCGTACGCCAACTGGGAGGTCGACGGGCGGGCCGTCCTGGTGCTCTTCGACCGCGGCGCGATGGCCTCCGTCCTCGGCACCGGGGCCCTCCCGGCCGCGCCGGCGCCGGCCCAGGACGCCGCGATGCTCGTCCTGCGGGTCGCCGACGTCGACAAGGCCCTCGCCCTCTGCCTGGAGTCCGGCGGGGTCGCCGCACTCGGCGCGGCCGACCGCCCGGAGTGGGGGCCCGGCCTGCGGACCGCCCATCTCCGCGACCCGGAGGGGTACTTGATCGAGCTCCAGTCCTACAGCTGA
- a CDS encoding MarR family winged helix-turn-helix transcriptional regulator: MPSARSTPPALLGLSTYLLSRIGKTARGRLADRLAERGLRLWDMAVLAALSDFGPHAQRDLVVRLGVDPSDMAKVVEQLAGGGYVERARDPEDRRRVSVSLAPAGRELLAELDAEARAVQDELLAPLDPRERNLLQGLLLRVHEGL; the protein is encoded by the coding sequence ATGCCTTCCGCGCGATCCACCCCGCCCGCCCTGCTCGGCCTCAGCACCTACCTGCTCTCCCGGATCGGCAAGACGGCCCGGGGCAGACTGGCCGACCGGCTGGCCGAACGCGGCCTTCGGCTCTGGGACATGGCGGTCCTCGCCGCCCTCTCCGACTTCGGGCCGCACGCCCAGCGCGACCTGGTCGTCCGGCTCGGCGTCGACCCCAGCGACATGGCCAAGGTGGTCGAGCAGCTGGCCGGCGGCGGATACGTCGAGCGGGCCCGCGACCCCGAGGACCGCAGGCGCGTCTCCGTCAGCCTCGCCCCGGCCGGCCGGGAGCTCCTCGCGGAGCTCGACGCCGAGGCGCGGGCCGTCCAGGACGAGCTGCTCGCCCCCCTGGACCCGCGGGAACGGAACCTGCTCCAGGGCCTGTTGCTCCGGGTGCACGAAGGGCTCTAG